The following are encoded in a window of Methanobrevibacter ruminantium M1 genomic DNA:
- a CDS encoding anaerobic ribonucleoside-triphosphate reductase activating protein, with product MEYGATITSSIEYPKKMSFVIFLAKCPLSCPYCSNSELLYGGEEISLEEIIEKIDDSAFLSDAVVVSGGEPLVQLEDTIEILKYTRKIGLNTKLDTSGVYPNRLRKVLDLGLVDYLAMDVKAPFNKYKEVIHSDIGDKVKESLDIANEYDDVFLECRTTYCPALLEEEDLFKIVDEVECDLYTIQQFRNRCTLDESLDGAEEPNPHNMREIAQKIKELHPNQDINIKTAEFGQQKIELEN from the coding sequence ATGGAATATGGTGCTACAATTACTTCTTCAATCGAATATCCTAAAAAAATGTCATTTGTTATCTTTTTAGCAAAGTGTCCTTTAAGCTGTCCTTACTGCAGCAATAGCGAACTGCTCTATGGAGGAGAGGAAATAAGCTTAGAAGAGATTATTGAAAAGATAGATGATTCCGCTTTCCTATCAGATGCAGTTGTTGTCTCCGGAGGAGAGCCATTGGTACAGCTTGAAGATACAATTGAAATATTAAAATACACAAGAAAAATAGGACTCAACACCAAATTAGACACAAGCGGAGTCTATCCAAACAGATTAAGAAAAGTATTGGATTTAGGATTGGTCGATTACCTTGCAATGGATGTGAAGGCACCATTTAACAAATATAAAGAAGTCATCCATTCAGACATTGGAGATAAGGTAAAGGAATCATTGGATATTGCAAATGAATATGATGATGTTTTCCTTGAATGCAGAACAACCTATTGTCCAGCATTACTTGAAGAAGAAGACCTATTTAAGATAGTTGATGAAGTGGAATGTGACTTATACACAATCCAGCAATTCAGAAACAGATGCACATTGGATGAAAGTCTAGACGGTGCAGAAGAGCCAAACCCACATAATATGAGAGAAATAGCTCAAAAAATAAAAGAATTGCACCCTAATCAGGATATAAACATTAAAACTGCTGAATTTGGCCAACAGAAAATCGAATTAGAAAATTAA
- the hisC gene encoding histidinol-phosphate transaminase, producing MKARKAVEEIDPYVPGRSKEEIAQEFGVKKEDIIKLGSNENPWGPSPKALEAIKEELNNINRYPESDVELLKKEFARYSNVKPENIIIGGDGADEILDTLAKTFIEKGDEFIVPLPSYMYYEFLFKPYGAIPNYAKWNLETNTLDLDSVLDAINEKTKMLFLCSPNNPTGALITQDEFRPILEKTNKSRGGVCDAIVVIDEAYVEYAEGTNVNLLEEYDNIFIIRTMSKVMGLAGMRIGYGISSPEIIEYMHRIKPVFSLTKLSYVAALATIRDTEYIEESIKKGIESREYLYNEINKMKSVKVFKSYSNFMLIDIHNTGYTAAELTREFMKRGMIVRDCTSFKGIDEYYFRISICTLEEDKKFIEAMKDILNE from the coding sequence ATGAAAGCCCGTAAAGCAGTAGAAGAAATAGATCCATATGTTCCAGGCCGTTCAAAAGAAGAGATAGCACAGGAATTCGGAGTTAAAAAGGAAGATATAATCAAGCTAGGATCCAATGAAAATCCATGGGGACCATCCCCAAAAGCATTGGAAGCAATCAAGGAAGAACTGAATAACATCAACAGATACCCTGAATCTGACGTTGAGCTATTGAAAAAGGAATTTGCAAGATACTCTAATGTAAAGCCTGAAAACATTATTATCGGAGGAGACGGAGCAGACGAAATCCTTGACACCCTTGCAAAGACATTCATAGAAAAAGGAGACGAATTCATAGTGCCACTGCCTTCTTATATGTATTATGAATTTCTATTCAAGCCTTACGGAGCTATCCCTAACTATGCAAAATGGAATCTTGAAACTAACACATTAGATTTAGACTCTGTGCTTGATGCAATCAATGAAAAAACAAAGATGCTTTTCCTATGCAGTCCAAACAATCCAACTGGCGCATTGATTACACAGGATGAATTCAGACCAATCCTAGAGAAAACAAACAAGTCCAGAGGAGGAGTCTGTGATGCAATAGTAGTAATCGATGAGGCATATGTTGAATATGCAGAGGGAACCAATGTAAATCTCCTTGAGGAGTATGACAATATATTCATCATAAGAACAATGTCTAAAGTCATGGGACTTGCTGGAATGAGAATAGGCTATGGAATATCAAGCCCTGAAATCATTGAATACATGCACAGGATAAAGCCTGTATTCTCACTTACAAAGCTTTCATATGTAGCTGCATTAGCTACAATCAGAGACACAGAATACATAGAAGAATCAATCAAAAAGGGAATTGAAAGCAGAGAATACCTATACAATGAAATAAACAAGATGAAGTCTGTAAAAGTCTTCAAATCCTACTCAAACTTTATGCTAATCGATATCCACAATACAGGATACACAGCAGCAGAACTTACAAGAGAATTTATGAAAAGAGGAATGATTGTAAGAGACTGCACTTCCTTTAAGGGAATCGATGAATACTACTTTAGAATTAGCATCTGTACCCTAGAGGAAGATAAAAAGTTCATAGAAGCCATGAAAGATATCTTGAATGAATAA
- a CDS encoding gamma carbonic anhydrase family protein, with protein sequence MKLKEPVKIFPGAQVIGDVEIDENCSIWHGAIIRGDVGPIRIGKNSNVQDNCVLHTSANLTLKIGDNVTVGHGAVVHGCEIGDNVLIGMNATILNGAKIGKNSIVGAGAVVSENKEFPENSLILGVPGKLIKETTQEQRDNIAWNAKHYVELANEYDE encoded by the coding sequence ATGAAACTCAAAGAACCCGTAAAAATATTCCCTGGTGCACAAGTAATCGGCGATGTTGAAATAGATGAAAACTGTTCCATTTGGCATGGAGCAATCATAAGAGGAGATGTCGGACCAATAAGAATTGGAAAAAACTCTAATGTCCAAGACAACTGTGTCCTTCATACTTCAGCAAATCTAACCCTTAAGATAGGAGATAACGTTACTGTAGGACATGGAGCTGTTGTTCATGGCTGTGAAATTGGCGACAATGTTCTTATAGGAATGAATGCAACTATTTTAAATGGTGCCAAGATAGGCAAAAACTCTATTGTAGGTGCTGGAGCAGTAGTAAGCGAAAATAAGGAGTTTCCAGAAAATAGCCTTATTCTAGGAGTTCCTGGAAAACTCATTAAGGAAACCACTCAAGAGCAAAGAGACAATATCGCTTGGAATGCTAAGCACTATGTAGAACTTGCTAATGAATATGATGAATAA
- the glmU gene encoding bifunctional sugar-1-phosphate nucleotidylyltransferase/acetyltransferase, which produces MKALILSAGEGTRMRPLTLTKPKTMLPVAGKPIIQYNIEALRECGVKDILLIVGYKEEMVKNYFDDGSKFGVNISYATQTKLEGTANAISYGKDFIEDSLITLNGDIILDEEILREIIEDYEESGADTLMVLTEVEDPSAFGVVELDGEKITNIVEKPKKEEAPSNLVNTGIYIFNKDIFDKIDKTKVSPRGEYEITDSLSLQIEDGKFVKGHKTEKEWMDIGKPWELIEINESLLNNIKGEIKGTVEEGATLHGEVFLDEGSLIRSGVYIKGPVYIGKDCDIGPNSYIRGNSYFGDDVHIGNAVEIKNSIIMENTNVSHLSYVGDSILGSNCNIAAGTNIANLRFDNKTVKFNIKNKKVDTGRRKLGAIVGDGVKTGINSSLSPGVTIGTRATIGSGVLLYDDLPSDMRVLLKQEHIIQNKKENGQIRLEEVEEDMNK; this is translated from the coding sequence GTGAAAGCATTAATACTAAGCGCCGGGGAAGGTACTCGTATGAGACCATTAACACTTACAAAACCTAAAACAATGCTCCCTGTCGCTGGAAAACCTATCATACAATATAACATAGAAGCATTACGTGAATGTGGCGTAAAAGACATTCTTCTTATAGTTGGCTATAAGGAAGAAATGGTAAAAAATTACTTTGATGACGGAAGCAAATTCGGCGTTAACATAAGCTATGCAACCCAAACCAAATTAGAAGGAACTGCAAATGCAATTAGCTACGGAAAAGACTTCATAGAAGATAGCCTAATCACACTTAACGGAGACATCATCCTCGATGAGGAGATACTCAGGGAAATCATAGAGGACTACGAAGAGTCTGGCGCAGATACATTAATGGTATTAACCGAAGTGGAAGATCCAAGCGCATTCGGTGTTGTTGAATTGGATGGAGAAAAAATCACAAACATTGTGGAAAAGCCTAAAAAGGAAGAGGCTCCAAGCAATCTAGTCAACACAGGAATATATATCTTTAACAAAGACATCTTCGACAAGATAGACAAAACTAAAGTCTCCCCAAGGGGAGAATATGAAATCACAGACTCCCTATCCCTACAGATTGAAGATGGCAAATTTGTAAAAGGCCATAAGACCGAAAAGGAATGGATGGATATTGGAAAGCCATGGGAGCTTATTGAAATAAACGAATCCCTCCTCAACAATATCAAAGGAGAAATCAAAGGAACCGTAGAGGAAGGAGCCACCTTACATGGAGAGGTATTCCTTGATGAGGGAAGCCTTATCCGTTCTGGAGTTTACATTAAAGGTCCTGTATACATAGGAAAGGACTGTGACATAGGCCCTAACTCATATATCCGTGGAAACTCATACTTCGGCGACGATGTCCATATTGGAAACGCTGTGGAAATCAAAAACTCAATTATTATGGAAAACACCAATGTAAGCCACCTAAGCTACGTTGGAGACTCTATCCTAGGCTCAAACTGTAATATTGCAGCTGGAACCAACATTGCAAACTTGCGTTTTGACAATAAGACCGTAAAATTCAATATAAAAAATAAAAAAGTAGACACAGGCAGACGTAAGCTAGGAGCAATTGTTGGGGATGGAGTTAAAACTGGAATCAATTCAAGCCTTTCCCCTGGAGTAACCATAGGTACAAGAGCTACAATAGGTTCTGGCGTCTTATTATATGACGATCTTCCATCAGACATGAGAGTTCTCCTTAAGCAGGAGCATATAATTCAAAACAAGAAAGAAAATGGACAAATCCGCTTAGAAGAAGTTGAAGAGGATATGAATAAATAG
- a CDS encoding rubredoxin codes for MVKYVCMHCEYTWDSETGDETYKVPAGPIEDFPDDWVCPQCAAGIEGIITEED; via the coding sequence ATGGTAAAATATGTATGTATGCATTGTGAATATACTTGGGACTCTGAAACTGGTGATGAAACTTACAAAGTACCAGCAGGACCTATCGAAGACTTCCCAGATGACTGGGTATGCCCTCAATGTGCTGCAGGTATTGAAGGAATTATTACCGAAGAAGACTAG
- the glmM gene encoding phosphoglucosamine mutase, protein MHISLEPKSNYRGYNMANKKLFGTSGIRGKIGSEVTSELALKIGKSLAKYLNNTGKVVIGYDTRTTNRMLEQAITAGLIEHGVDVIKIAMVPTPLVGYATIKLGADAGIMLTASHNPSEYNGIKLWNANGMAYTPEQEEKIEEIYYNEDFGKVEWDKIGIISHNDEIKKQYIDDLLDIVDIKPGLKVVIDCACGAGSELSPVLFRKAGCEVITLNSQVDGFFPGRNPEPNIANLSSLMKAVVATESDLGIAHDGDADRMITVDENGKVSDFDKLLALVSKKFGGTVVTTVDAGLCMDEAMEEVGGKVLRTKVGDVNVAEVMIEENASFGGEPSGTWLHQDFCMCPDGILSGLRMAEIVSKEGKLSELLAQFTDYPHMREKVICSKEQKIAVMENMEELLKNAFDDIKEINTIDGIRLSFEDGSWVLVRPSGTEDYVRVTLEAKTQEKAEFIRDTCVKIIKENI, encoded by the coding sequence ATGCACATAAGTTTGGAGCCTAAATCAAATTATCGAGGTTATAATATGGCAAATAAAAAATTATTCGGAACTTCTGGAATCAGAGGAAAGATAGGTTCAGAAGTCACCTCTGAATTGGCACTTAAAATAGGAAAATCATTAGCCAAATACTTAAATAACACTGGAAAGGTAGTTATCGGCTATGACACCCGTACTACAAACAGAATGCTTGAACAGGCAATCACTGCAGGACTCATCGAGCATGGAGTCGATGTAATCAAGATAGCTATGGTTCCAACACCTCTTGTAGGATATGCAACCATTAAGCTAGGTGCAGATGCTGGAATAATGCTTACAGCCTCCCACAACCCTTCAGAGTATAATGGAATCAAGCTCTGGAATGCAAACGGAATGGCTTATACACCAGAACAGGAAGAAAAGATAGAAGAAATCTACTACAACGAAGACTTCGGAAAGGTTGAATGGGACAAAATAGGAATAATAAGCCATAATGATGAGATTAAAAAGCAATATATAGATGATCTTTTAGACATTGTAGACATCAAGCCAGGTCTTAAAGTGGTCATCGACTGTGCATGCGGAGCAGGATCTGAACTTTCCCCAGTATTGTTTAGAAAAGCAGGATGTGAAGTAATCACCTTAAACTCACAGGTTGACGGATTCTTCCCTGGAAGAAACCCAGAGCCAAATATAGCAAACCTTTCAAGCCTTATGAAAGCGGTTGTAGCAACCGAATCAGACCTTGGAATTGCTCACGACGGTGATGCAGACAGAATGATTACCGTCGATGAGAACGGTAAGGTTTCAGACTTTGACAAGCTTCTTGCTCTTGTATCCAAGAAATTCGGAGGAACAGTGGTAACAACTGTAGATGCAGGATTATGCATGGATGAGGCTATGGAAGAAGTAGGAGGAAAGGTCCTCAGAACAAAGGTAGGAGACGTAAACGTAGCTGAAGTGATGATAGAAGAAAATGCAAGCTTCGGCGGAGAGCCTTCAGGAACTTGGCTTCACCAAGACTTTTGCATGTGTCCAGACGGAATCCTATCAGGGCTTAGAATGGCAGAAATCGTTTCAAAGGAAGGAAAGCTATCAGAGCTTCTAGCACAATTCACTGACTATCCTCATATGAGGGAAAAGGTCATATGTTCAAAAGAGCAAAAGATAGCCGTGATGGAAAACATGGAAGAGCTCCTTAAAAACGCCTTTGATGACATTAAGGAAATCAATACAATCGACGGCATAAGATTAAGCTTTGAAGACGGCAGTTGGGTATTGGTAAGGCCATCAGGTACTGAAGACTATGTCAGAGTAACTTTAGAAGCCAAAACCCAAGAAAAAGCAGAATTCATTAGAGACACTTGTGTCAAAATCATTAAAGAGAATATTTAG
- a CDS encoding 2,3-bisphosphoglycerate-independent phosphoglycerate mutase, translating into MKGMILVMDGLGGRPLKELNNQTTLQAAKTPNMDKMAERGITGIMDSIAPGIIPGSDTAHLSLLGYDPYEVYTGRGPFEASGVGVDVIPGDIAFRCNFSTSDEDGIITDRRAGRIREGTKDIVDVLNTMVIEGYEDIEIIFKESTGHRAVLVLRGEGLSGEVSDADPKVEGNKPKEVKGLDGSPEADKTADILNKLVVKSYEMVKDHPVNLKRIEEGLPPANIIIPRGAGEVPEVEPINEKYEVNSACIAETGLIMGIGRFAGMDIIEMEDVTGGVDTNLYNIRDTIVDQVNNSEHDFFLVNIDGADEAGHDGNAKDKLEFIEKVDEIVMSELLKLEDIYIFLTADHSTPISVKNHSGDPVPIIINGPEVRVDDVKEYNEYAVAKGGMCRIRGADVMNILTDLMGYAHKFGA; encoded by the coding sequence ATGAAAGGAATGATATTGGTTATGGACGGATTGGGTGGCCGTCCCTTAAAGGAACTTAACAATCAAACTACACTCCAAGCTGCAAAGACTCCAAATATGGATAAAATGGCTGAAAGAGGAATAACAGGAATAATGGACTCAATAGCTCCTGGAATCATACCAGGCAGTGACACAGCACACTTATCCCTATTAGGATATGACCCTTACGAAGTATACACTGGAAGAGGCCCATTTGAAGCCTCTGGAGTCGGAGTGGATGTAATACCTGGAGACATTGCATTCAGATGTAATTTCTCAACTTCAGATGAGGATGGAATAATCACAGACAGACGTGCAGGCAGAATCAGAGAAGGCACAAAGGACATTGTAGACGTCCTAAACACAATGGTCATTGAAGGCTACGAAGACATTGAAATCATATTCAAGGAATCCACTGGGCATAGGGCAGTTCTAGTCCTTAGAGGAGAAGGATTATCTGGTGAGGTAAGCGATGCAGACCCTAAAGTGGAAGGAAACAAACCAAAAGAAGTAAAAGGCCTTGACGGAAGCCCAGAAGCAGATAAAACTGCAGACATCCTTAACAAATTAGTGGTCAAATCCTATGAAATGGTTAAAGATCATCCAGTAAACCTTAAAAGAATTGAAGAAGGACTTCCACCAGCAAATATCATAATTCCTCGTGGTGCAGGAGAAGTGCCTGAAGTGGAGCCAATCAACGAGAAATATGAAGTCAATTCTGCATGCATTGCAGAAACAGGGCTTATCATGGGAATCGGACGCTTTGCTGGAATGGACATCATTGAAATGGAAGATGTTACCGGCGGAGTGGACACCAACCTTTACAATATCAGAGATACAATCGTAGATCAGGTAAACAACTCAGAACATGACTTCTTCCTTGTAAACATTGACGGAGCAGACGAAGCAGGTCACGATGGAAATGCAAAAGACAAGCTTGAATTCATTGAAAAGGTGGATGAGATTGTAATGAGCGAACTTTTAAAGCTAGAGGACATTTATATTTTCCTAACTGCAGATCATTCCACACCGATTTCAGTTAAAAACCACTCAGGAGACCCAGTTCCTATAATAATCAACGGCCCTGAAGTGAGAGTAGACGATGTAAAGGAATACAATGAATATGCAGTGGCTAAAGGAGGAATGTGCAGAATCCGAGGAGCAGATGTAATGAACATTCTTACTGACCTAATGGGCTATGCACATAAGTTTGGAGCCTAA
- a CDS encoding TIGR00297 family protein, whose protein sequence is MKEALMINWGYVVLLFILGAISYKRKSLDMLGALIMIFMGITIIFSAGVSWFILIVLFFILSIMATRFSKPYKKEIGQYEKTRTAKNVISNGLVAFLMAAFGSYYLPLAGGFIGAVATATADTLASEIGVLQEPRLITSFKKVPAGTDGAISILGTSAAIVGAGIIGIASFLLGIMPDPLIAIKISVISGTVGCFIDSILGAVLERRNFINNEHVNLLATISGAIIGIISVM, encoded by the coding sequence ATGAAAGAAGCCTTAATGATAAATTGGGGATATGTAGTGCTTCTTTTTATTTTAGGAGCAATAAGCTATAAAAGAAAAAGCCTAGACATGCTAGGTGCCCTAATAATGATTTTTATGGGAATAACCATCATCTTCTCAGCAGGAGTGTCATGGTTTATCTTAATCGTACTGTTCTTCATATTAAGCATAATGGCCACACGCTTTTCAAAGCCATACAAAAAGGAAATAGGACAATACGAAAAGACCAGAACTGCAAAGAATGTTATCTCTAACGGATTGGTGGCCTTCCTGATGGCTGCATTCGGAAGCTATTATCTGCCATTGGCTGGAGGATTTATCGGAGCAGTAGCTACAGCTACAGCAGACACATTAGCCAGTGAAATAGGTGTCCTTCAAGAGCCTCGTTTGATTACAAGCTTTAAGAAAGTACCTGCAGGCACAGATGGGGCAATATCAATTTTAGGAACATCAGCAGCGATTGTAGGAGCAGGAATTATTGGAATCGCTTCATTTTTACTTGGAATCATGCCAGATCCATTGATAGCAATTAAGATTTCTGTAATCTCTGGAACCGTAGGCTGCTTTATAGACAGTATCCTTGGAGCAGTCCTAGAGAGAAGAAACTTTATTAACAATGAGCATGTTAACTTGCTTGCTACCATCTCTGGAGCAATAATAGGTATTATTTCTGTAATGTAA
- a CDS encoding 30S ribosomal protein S3ae encodes MAKKQRRRVRDTWKEKSWYTIKTPIAFGEKEIGTTPARDPELVYGRTVEVTMRELTGDFSKQYIKLQFEVDNVAGDIASTKFTGHKTTTDYVRSMIRRGTSRIDAPVIVTTQDERKLKLHVLAVTTRRAKSSQQKYMRETITELVSNVASEKTFDELVEISVNGRLASEVYHKAKKIYPLKRVEIIKSKVLD; translated from the coding sequence ATGGCAAAGAAACAAAGACGTAGAGTACGTGACACTTGGAAAGAAAAATCTTGGTACACCATCAAAACTCCTATAGCATTCGGAGAAAAGGAAATCGGTACCACCCCTGCAAGAGACCCAGAACTTGTATACGGAAGAACTGTAGAAGTAACCATGAGAGAATTAACCGGAGACTTCTCCAAACAATACATCAAATTACAATTTGAAGTTGACAACGTTGCAGGAGACATTGCAAGCACCAAATTTACCGGACACAAGACCACTACCGATTATGTAAGAAGCATGATCAGAAGAGGAACCAGTAGAATCGACGCTCCGGTTATTGTAACCACCCAAGATGAACGTAAATTAAAACTCCATGTATTAGCTGTAACCACCAGAAGAGCTAAATCTTCCCAACAAAAATACATGAGAGAAACCATTACCGAATTAGTTAGCAATGTTGCTAGCGAAAAAACCTTTGATGAACTTGTAGAAATCTCTGTAAACGGTAGATTAGCTTCTGAAGTTTACCACAAAGCTAAAAAAATCTATCCTTTAAAGAGAGTAGAAATCATCAAAAGCAAAGTATTAGATTAA